The proteins below are encoded in one region of Methanobacterium aggregans:
- a CDS encoding TOBE domain-containing protein, which yields MKISARNALEGTVENVEIGAVMASVKINIENPGVITAVITKESVEKLGIKKGDNVSAIIKSTEVMVGKD from the coding sequence ATGAAGATAAGTGCAAGGAATGCTTTAGAAGGAACGGTTGAAAATGTGGAGATCGGGGCAGTTATGGCCAGTGTAAAAATTAACATAGAAAATCCTGGTGTTATAACAGCTGTAATAACCAAAGAATCTGTTGAAAAGCTTGGAATAAAAAAAGGAGATAATGTTTCCGCAATAATTAAATCAACAGAAGTCATGGTTGGAAAGGATTAA